A region from the Dehalococcoides mccartyi CG5 genome encodes:
- the rpoC gene encoding DNA-directed RNA polymerase subunit beta': protein MNEVNDFDAIRISLASPDQIRSWSYGEVTKPETINYRTLKPERDGLFCERIFGPIKDFECACGKYKRIRYKGIICDKCGVEIARAKVRRERMGHIELACPVGHIWFTRGIPSRVGLLLNLSTRSLERIIYYSHFIITAVNDDAREKAIKDLEVISSQRVADKGSEVDTRVAQMEAEDATVEAINQIRRDFSTEREQMEEDIQLLIDQLKDLQKGNLLTENQYYELKQRFSNVFEASMGAEALLKLLSYIDMDKERSKLIQETRSTSGQRRKKAGKQLQLVEAFRRSSNKPEWMIMTVLPVLPPDLRPMVQLDGGRFATSDLNDLYRRVINRNNRLQHLMEIGAPEIIIRNEKRMLQEAVDSLIDNGRRGKSVAVNGDHKAKSLSDLLRGKQGRFRQNLLGKRVDYSGRSVIVVGPSLKLSQCGLPRRMALELFKPFVMHRLVRDGLAPNIKSARRLVERARPEVYDILEEVVKDRPVLLNRAPTLHRLSIQAFEPVLIDGSALRLHPLVCSAFNADFDGDQMAVHVPLSKAAVKEARETMLSIHNMMLPSSGEPVVSPSLDMVFGCYYLTTTRPGAKGEGKIFGDFEEAKRYYEMGIIDLRAIIKVRDGKGNMLETTTGRIIFNDVLPKAVEFQNMDIPKSAIKKIIGRCYKILSSQDMAVMLDKIKELGFKFATSSGISIAMSDISVPREKTKLVAAADERTAIAEGQFARGLITEDERYNSIIETWMETTDRITDAIQAGFDKQGSVYMMANSGAKGNISQIRQMAGLRGLMTNPSGRIIDFPIKSSLREGLTALEYFISTHGARKGLADTALRTSGSGYLTRRLIDVTQDVIILQEDCGTANGTWIIEPKEKGMLPPLVDRILGRWTAHNVVHPQTGEIIVDNNEEIDEIKAKAIGEAGITEVFVRSPLTCESTHGMCRRCYGRDLGRVRLVDMNTAVGIIAAQSIGEPGTQLTLRTFHTGGVVGVDITTGLPRVEELFEARPPKVQSIISEIDGVVEVIENENGRHIRIASDEVYQDEYELPSGWKTQVQSRQWVDSGMVLASPELEGKSKAVVQSDQNVVARVAGEVTVEGNLITIKYSESEEREYTIPAAMQIKVKTGDTIRAGQQLTDGSINPQDILSILGRDAVQKYLVEEVQKVYYSQGVHINDKHIEVIARQMLIKVRIDSSGDTDLVPGELVDKFRYEDINAKVLAEGGEPATAHTVLMGITRASLSTESWLAAASFQETTRVLTDAAIYGRVDKLSGLKENVIIGKLIPAQCKSCKEATIERAERIAAAASAPAMSGLPENCL from the coding sequence ATGAACGAAGTTAACGATTTTGATGCTATACGGATTTCACTGGCTTCCCCTGACCAGATAAGAAGCTGGTCTTATGGTGAGGTTACCAAACCTGAAACCATAAACTACCGTACTTTGAAACCGGAGCGGGATGGTTTATTCTGTGAGCGCATTTTTGGCCCGATCAAGGACTTTGAGTGTGCCTGCGGCAAGTACAAACGTATCCGCTACAAGGGTATTATCTGTGACAAGTGCGGCGTGGAGATTGCCCGTGCCAAGGTACGGCGTGAACGGATGGGGCATATTGAATTGGCTTGTCCGGTAGGCCATATCTGGTTTACCCGCGGCATTCCCAGCCGGGTTGGCTTGCTGCTTAACCTTTCTACCCGCAGTCTTGAAAGGATAATTTATTATTCGCATTTCATTATCACTGCGGTAAATGATGATGCCCGTGAAAAGGCTATCAAAGACCTTGAGGTTATCTCATCCCAGAGGGTAGCAGACAAGGGCAGTGAAGTAGATACTCGGGTAGCCCAAATGGAAGCTGAAGATGCTACTGTTGAAGCTATAAACCAGATTCGCCGTGACTTCTCAACCGAACGAGAGCAAATGGAAGAAGATATCCAGTTGCTTATAGACCAGCTGAAAGACCTGCAAAAGGGCAATCTGCTGACCGAAAACCAGTATTACGAACTGAAACAACGTTTCAGCAATGTTTTTGAGGCATCTATGGGTGCTGAAGCCCTGCTGAAACTACTTTCATATATTGATATGGACAAGGAACGGAGCAAACTTATTCAGGAAACCCGCTCCACTTCCGGCCAGCGCCGCAAAAAGGCCGGCAAACAACTCCAGCTGGTAGAAGCCTTCCGCCGCTCCAGCAACAAACCTGAATGGATGATAATGACTGTTCTGCCGGTACTGCCGCCAGACCTTCGTCCCATGGTTCAGCTTGATGGCGGCCGTTTTGCCACCAGTGACCTGAATGACCTTTACAGAAGGGTTATTAACCGTAACAACCGTCTCCAGCACCTGATGGAAATCGGGGCACCGGAGATTATTATCCGCAACGAAAAGCGCATGCTTCAGGAAGCGGTAGATTCGCTTATTGATAACGGACGCCGAGGCAAGAGTGTAGCTGTAAATGGTGACCACAAGGCCAAATCCCTTTCCGACCTGCTTCGCGGCAAACAGGGACGCTTCCGCCAGAACCTGCTAGGTAAACGGGTTGATTACTCTGGTCGTTCTGTTATCGTGGTAGGGCCTTCACTCAAGCTTTCACAGTGCGGTTTGCCCCGCCGTATGGCGCTGGAGCTGTTTAAGCCCTTTGTCATGCACCGTCTGGTACGGGATGGGTTAGCCCCCAATATCAAGAGTGCCCGCCGTTTGGTAGAGCGCGCCCGCCCGGAGGTTTATGATATTTTGGAAGAGGTAGTCAAGGACAGGCCGGTTCTGTTGAACCGTGCTCCTACTTTGCATCGCCTTAGTATCCAGGCCTTTGAACCGGTACTTATAGACGGCAGCGCCCTCAGGCTTCACCCGCTGGTCTGTTCAGCCTTTAATGCTGACTTTGACGGTGACCAGATGGCTGTCCACGTGCCTCTTTCCAAAGCGGCCGTGAAGGAAGCCCGGGAAACCATGCTTTCTATTCATAATATGATGCTTCCCTCCAGTGGTGAACCGGTAGTATCTCCCAGCCTTGACATGGTCTTTGGCTGTTACTACCTGACCACCACTCGTCCGGGTGCCAAGGGTGAGGGTAAAATATTCGGTGACTTTGAAGAAGCCAAACGTTATTATGAAATGGGCATCATTGACCTGCGGGCTATTATCAAAGTCCGGGACGGCAAGGGTAATATGCTGGAAACCACTACTGGGCGGATTATCTTTAATGATGTCTTGCCCAAGGCTGTAGAGTTCCAGAATATGGATATACCCAAATCCGCCATTAAAAAGATTATCGGACGCTGTTACAAGATACTTTCCAGCCAGGATATGGCTGTCATGCTGGACAAGATAAAAGAACTGGGTTTCAAATTTGCTACCAGTTCCGGTATTTCCATCGCCATGAGTGATATTTCAGTACCGCGTGAAAAAACCAAGCTGGTAGCCGCCGCTGATGAGCGGACTGCCATTGCCGAAGGTCAGTTTGCCCGCGGCCTTATCACCGAGGACGAACGCTACAACAGTATTATTGAAACATGGATGGAAACTACTGACCGCATTACTGATGCTATTCAGGCGGGCTTTGACAAACAGGGTTCTGTTTACATGATGGCTAACTCTGGTGCCAAGGGTAATATTTCCCAGATACGCCAGATGGCTGGTCTGCGCGGTCTTATGACTAACCCTTCCGGCCGTATCATTGACTTCCCCATCAAGTCTTCCCTGCGTGAAGGTTTGACAGCCCTGGAGTACTTCATATCCACCCATGGTGCCCGTAAGGGTTTGGCGGATACCGCTTTGCGTACTTCTGGTTCAGGTTACCTGACTCGCCGCCTTATAGACGTAACTCAGGATGTTATTATTCTTCAGGAAGACTGCGGTACTGCAAACGGCACCTGGATTATAGAACCCAAAGAAAAGGGTATGTTGCCGCCGCTGGTTGACCGCATACTTGGCCGCTGGACGGCTCATAATGTGGTTCACCCCCAGACTGGCGAAATTATCGTGGATAACAATGAAGAGATTGATGAAATCAAGGCTAAGGCTATCGGCGAAGCCGGTATTACCGAGGTATTTGTACGCTCTCCTCTTACCTGTGAGTCCACTCATGGCATGTGCCGCCGCTGCTACGGGCGTGATCTTGGTCGTGTTCGTCTGGTAGATATGAATACCGCAGTCGGTATTATTGCCGCCCAGAGTATCGGTGAACCCGGTACCCAGCTGACACTTCGTACCTTCCACACCGGCGGTGTGGTAGGCGTAGATATCACTACCGGTCTTCCCAGAGTTGAAGAGCTCTTTGAGGCCCGTCCGCCCAAAGTTCAGTCCATTATCTCCGAGATAGACGGTGTGGTAGAGGTTATTGAAAATGAAAACGGCCGCCATATCCGCATAGCCTCAGATGAAGTCTATCAGGATGAATACGAATTGCCTTCCGGTTGGAAAACTCAGGTTCAAAGCAGACAGTGGGTAGATTCCGGTATGGTATTGGCTTCACCTGAACTGGAAGGTAAATCCAAGGCAGTTGTTCAGAGTGACCAGAATGTGGTTGCCAGAGTGGCCGGTGAAGTTACCGTAGAGGGTAATCTTATTACCATCAAGTACAGCGAAAGCGAAGAACGGGAATACACCATACCTGCCGCTATGCAGATAAAGGTTAAAACCGGGGATACCATCCGTGCCGGACAACAGCTGACTGACGGCTCAATAAACCCGCAGGATATTCTGTCCATTTTGGGCAGAGATGCCGTTCAGAAATATCTGGTTGAAGAAGTCCAGAAGGTTTACTACTCTCAGGGCGTACATATCAACGATAAGCACATAGAGGTTATTGCCCGCCAGATGCTTATCAAGGTACGTATTGATTCTTCCGGTGATACAGACCTTGTTCCGGGTGAACTGGTAGACAAGTTCCGCTACGAGGATATCAATGCCAAGGTTCTGGCCGAAGGCGGTGAACCGGCAACTGCTCACACCGTACTTATGGGCATTACCCGTGCCTCCCTTAGCACTGAAAGCTGGCTGGCTGCGGCTTCCTTCCAGGAAACCACCCGCGTGCTTACTGATGCCGCTATTTACGGCAGAGTAGACAAGCTATCCGGCCTGAAGGAAAATGTTATTATTGGTAAGCTTATCCCTGCCCAGTGCAAGTCCTGCAAAGAAGCTACTATTGAAAGGGCTGAACGGATAGCTGCGGCCGCTTCTGCACCTGCCATGAGCGGTCTGCCGGAGAATTGCCTCTAG